A genomic segment from Streptomyces antibioticus encodes:
- a CDS encoding threonine/serine ThrE exporter family protein: MTDAEDRKPQSDEARGSYEPEVTSEFAVPPGLAVPRAGGEPETTSEFAVPQGLDVPPAEEPEGSAFSRPSTYSARGGPAAFTPAEGVPVVSLTKDLPWQDRMRTMLRMPVTERPAPERTVKPEEGGPAVPRVLDLTLRIGELLLAGGEGAEDVEAAMFAVCRSYGLDRCEPNVTFTLLSISYQPSLVDDPLTASRTVRRRGTDYTRLAAVFRLVDDLSDPETHFSLEEAYRRLAEMRRNRHPYPTWVLTSASGLLAGAASVLVGGDLVVFVAAALGAMLGDRLAWLCAGRGLPEFYQFLVAAMPPAAIGVALTLTHVDVKASAVITGGLFALLPGRALVAGVQDGLTGFYITAAARLLEVMYFFVGIVVGVLVMLYLGVQLGAHLNPDAALGITERPLWQIGASMLLSLTFAVLLQQERSTVPAVTLNGGVAWSVYGAMHYAGEISPVASTAVAAGVVGLFGQLLARYRFASALPYTTAAIGPLLPGSATYFGLLAIAQNEVDQGLVSLTKAAALAMAIAIGVNLGSEVSRLFLRIGSAEKRRAAKRTRGF, encoded by the coding sequence GTGACGGATGCGGAGGACCGCAAGCCGCAGTCGGACGAGGCGAGGGGTTCCTACGAGCCCGAGGTGACGTCCGAGTTCGCCGTTCCGCCGGGGCTGGCCGTGCCCAGAGCGGGCGGTGAGCCGGAGACCACGTCGGAGTTCGCGGTTCCGCAGGGGCTGGACGTGCCGCCCGCCGAGGAGCCGGAGGGGTCGGCGTTCAGCCGGCCGAGCACGTACAGCGCCCGTGGCGGCCCGGCCGCGTTCACCCCCGCCGAGGGCGTTCCGGTGGTCAGTCTGACCAAGGACCTGCCCTGGCAGGACCGGATGCGCACGATGCTGCGGATGCCGGTGACCGAGCGGCCGGCGCCGGAGCGGACCGTGAAGCCGGAGGAGGGCGGGCCGGCCGTCCCGCGCGTCCTCGACCTGACACTGCGCATCGGTGAGCTGCTGCTGGCGGGCGGGGAGGGCGCCGAGGACGTGGAGGCCGCGATGTTCGCGGTCTGCCGCTCCTACGGGCTGGACCGCTGCGAGCCGAACGTCACCTTCACCCTGCTGTCGATCTCGTACCAGCCGTCGCTGGTGGACGATCCGCTGACGGCGTCCCGGACGGTCCGCCGGCGCGGCACCGACTACACCCGGCTGGCGGCCGTGTTCCGGCTGGTGGACGACCTGAGCGACCCGGAGACGCACTTCTCGCTGGAGGAGGCGTACCGGCGGCTCGCGGAGATGCGCCGCAACCGGCACCCGTACCCGACCTGGGTGCTGACCTCGGCGAGCGGGCTGCTGGCGGGCGCGGCCTCGGTGCTGGTCGGCGGTGATCTGGTCGTGTTCGTCGCCGCCGCGCTCGGGGCGATGCTCGGCGACCGGCTGGCCTGGCTGTGCGCGGGCCGGGGGCTGCCGGAGTTCTACCAGTTCCTGGTCGCGGCGATGCCGCCGGCCGCGATAGGGGTCGCGCTGACCCTGACCCATGTGGACGTGAAGGCGTCCGCGGTCATCACCGGCGGGCTGTTCGCGCTGCTGCCCGGACGGGCGCTGGTGGCGGGCGTCCAGGACGGTCTGACGGGCTTCTACATCACCGCGGCCGCGCGGCTGCTGGAGGTCATGTACTTCTTCGTGGGCATCGTGGTCGGGGTGCTGGTGATGCTCTATCTGGGCGTGCAGCTCGGGGCGCATCTCAACCCGGACGCGGCCCTGGGGATCACCGAGCGGCCGCTGTGGCAGATCGGCGCGTCGATGCTGCTGTCGCTGACCTTCGCGGTGCTGTTGCAGCAGGAGCGCTCGACCGTGCCGGCCGTCACCCTCAACGGGGGCGTGGCCTGGTCGGTGTACGGGGCGATGCACTACGCGGGCGAGATCTCGCCGGTGGCCTCCACGGCCGTCGCGGCGGGGGTCGTGGGGCTGTTCGGGCAGTTGCTGGCCCGCTACCGGTTCGCGTCGGCGCTGCCGTACACCACGGCGGCGATCGGGCCGCTGCTGCCGGGTTCGGCGACGTACTTCGGGCTGCTGGCCATCGCGCAGAACGAGGTGGACCAGGGGCTGGTGTCGCTCACCAAGGCCGCGGCGCTGGCGATGGCCATCGCGATCGGGGTGAACCTGGGTTCGGAGGTGTCCCGGCTGTTCCTGCGGATCGGATCCGCCGAGAAGCGCCGGGCGGCCAAGCGGACCCGCGGGTTCTGA
- a CDS encoding inorganic diphosphatase has translation MEFDVTIEIPKGSRNKYEVDHETGRIRLDRRLFTSTAYPTDYGFVENTLGEDGDPLDALVILDEPTFPGCLIKCRAIGMFRMTDEAGGDDKLLCVPATDPRVEHLRDIHHVSEFDRLEIQHFFEVYKDLEPGKSVEGADWVGRVDAEAEIERSYKRFKDQGGH, from the coding sequence GTGGAGTTCGACGTCACGATCGAGATCCCGAAGGGTTCGCGGAACAAGTACGAGGTGGACCACGAGACCGGTCGGATCCGCCTGGACCGTCGACTCTTCACCTCGACCGCCTACCCGACCGACTACGGCTTCGTCGAGAACACCCTCGGCGAGGACGGCGACCCGCTGGACGCGCTGGTCATCCTGGACGAGCCGACCTTCCCGGGTTGCCTCATCAAGTGCCGCGCGATCGGCATGTTCCGGATGACGGACGAGGCCGGCGGCGACGACAAGCTGCTGTGCGTCCCGGCGACCGACCCGCGCGTGGAGCACCTGCGCGACATCCACCACGTGTCGGAGTTCGACCGCCTGGAGATCCAGCACTTCTTCGAGGTCTACAAGGACCTGGAGCCCGGCAAGTCCGTCGAGGGCGCCGACTGGGTCGGCCGGGTCGACGCCGAGGCCGAGATCGAGCGGTCCTACAAGCGCTTCAAGGACCAGGGCGGTCACTGA
- the dacB gene encoding D-alanyl-D-alanine carboxypeptidase/D-alanyl-D-alanine endopeptidase, whose amino-acid sequence MPELRPWRAARPHVVRVADAVRPRLARAAGIVGPRLARATAAAKPRVARLTQAAKPQLARITKTGPTVRTWRYTAGAATAGLALAAGVVTAAGPWDSTGQRTAERDRAAALHHTGGADHGRRTGSSDTSDTAAGAPRPAPSAPSVLSGLGGPTGTVKSAHTTTALAAVLDPLLRDPALGTLHTAAVVDVTTGARLYGTGSGQALTPASTTKIATAVAALTAMGPDHRLTTRAALEPDTKELVLVGGGDPTLTARKDAEGWASLRALAVSAAKALTARGLTDVTLSYDTTLFTGPRIHPIGVDPNIAPVTALSADQGRTDDSTSGTAYRVADPAADATRKFADFLKAEGITTSAPGPSKATTRAETLATVSSPPLSDLVERMLTNSDNDIAEALARQTAVATGDRADFAGGGRAVHAQLKKLGLPMAGAVFEDGSGLDRGDRLTADLLTALLVKAADPDRPDLRPALTGLPVAGFTGTLSARYTEGAAGVVRAKTGTLTGVNALAGTVVDRDGHLLAFALLASGTTNRDTAQSALDRTATALANCGCG is encoded by the coding sequence ATGCCGGAGCTGAGACCGTGGCGGGCCGCGAGACCGCACGTGGTGCGGGTCGCGGACGCCGTACGACCGCGTCTGGCACGGGCCGCAGGGATCGTAGGCCCTCGTCTCGCGCGGGCGACGGCGGCCGCGAAGCCGCGGGTCGCACGGCTCACGCAGGCGGCGAAACCGCAGCTCGCGCGGATCACGAAGACCGGTCCGACCGTCAGGACCTGGCGGTACACCGCGGGTGCGGCGACCGCCGGACTGGCGCTGGCCGCGGGCGTGGTGACCGCCGCCGGCCCCTGGGACTCCACCGGTCAGCGTACGGCCGAGCGGGACCGCGCCGCCGCCCTGCATCACACGGGTGGCGCAGATCACGGCCGTCGCACCGGTTCGTCCGATACGTCCGACACCGCGGCCGGCGCCCCCCGGCCCGCCCCGAGCGCCCCCTCCGTACTCTCCGGTCTCGGCGGCCCCACCGGCACCGTGAAGTCCGCCCACACCACCACCGCCCTCGCCGCCGTCCTGGACCCCCTGCTGCGCGACCCGGCGCTCGGCACCCTGCACACCGCCGCGGTCGTCGACGTCACCACCGGCGCGCGGCTCTACGGCACCGGGTCCGGCCAGGCGCTCACCCCCGCCTCCACCACGAAGATCGCCACCGCGGTCGCCGCGCTCACCGCGATGGGACCCGACCACCGGCTCACCACCCGCGCCGCCCTCGAACCCGACACGAAGGAACTGGTCCTGGTCGGCGGCGGCGACCCCACCCTCACCGCCCGCAAGGACGCCGAGGGCTGGGCGAGCCTGCGCGCGCTCGCCGTCTCGGCCGCCAAGGCGCTCACGGCACGCGGCCTGACCGACGTCACCCTCTCCTACGACACGACCCTCTTCACCGGCCCCCGGATTCACCCCATCGGGGTCGATCCCAACATCGCCCCCGTCACCGCCCTCAGCGCCGACCAGGGCCGCACCGACGACTCCACCAGCGGCACGGCCTACCGCGTGGCCGACCCGGCCGCCGACGCCACCCGCAAGTTCGCCGACTTCCTCAAGGCCGAGGGCATCACCACCAGCGCCCCCGGTCCCTCGAAGGCCACCACGCGCGCGGAGACCCTCGCCACCGTCTCCTCGCCCCCGCTGTCCGACCTGGTCGAGCGGATGCTCACCAACAGCGACAACGACATCGCCGAGGCCCTCGCCCGCCAGACCGCCGTCGCGACCGGCGACCGCGCCGACTTCGCCGGCGGCGGCCGGGCCGTCCACGCCCAGCTCAAGAAGCTCGGACTGCCCATGGCCGGCGCGGTCTTCGAGGACGGCAGCGGACTCGACCGGGGCGACCGCCTCACCGCCGACCTCCTGACCGCCCTCCTCGTCAAGGCCGCCGACCCGGACCGCCCCGACCTGCGCCCGGCCCTCACCGGACTCCCCGTCGCCGGCTTCACGGGCACCCTCAGCGCCCGCTACACCGAGGGCGCCGCCGGCGTCGTCCGCGCCAAGACCGGCACCCTCACCGGCGTCAACGCCCTGGCCGGCACCGTCGTCGACCGCGACGGCCACCTCCTCGCCTTCGCCCTCCTGGCCTCCGGCACCACCAACAGGGACACGGCCCAATCAGCCCTGGACCGAACAGCAACGGCACTGGCGAACTGCGGCTGCGGCTAG
- a CDS encoding zinc-dependent metalloprotease yields MTSIGGVEMVDWNLAVATATRLVRPGPEVSRDEARAVVAELRRHAKASEEHVRGFTRMGTEDTHDTPVLVVDRPGWVRANVAGFRELLKPLLDKMQERRAGGPGGAVLGAVGGKVTGVELGMLLSFLASRVLGQYETFAPASRDLPSGGPKGGRLLLVAPNIVHVERELDVDPHDFRLWVTLHEETHRTQFSAVDWLRDHLEGEIQSFLGETDVDPMTFLERVREAAQSLAGGRPEGEEDDGGRSLVELVQTPAQREILGRLTAVMSLLEGHADFVMDGVGPAVVPSVAEIREKFQQRRAKGASRLDMALRKLLGLDAKLRQYRDGERFVRAVVEQVGMDGFNRVWTSPNTLPTKAEIAKPADWVARVHRKAES; encoded by the coding sequence ATGACGAGCATCGGTGGTGTGGAGATGGTCGACTGGAATCTCGCGGTCGCGACCGCGACCCGGCTCGTGCGGCCGGGCCCGGAGGTGAGCCGCGACGAGGCCAGGGCCGTCGTCGCGGAGCTGCGCCGGCACGCCAAGGCCTCGGAGGAACACGTCCGCGGATTCACCCGGATGGGTACCGAGGACACGCACGACACCCCGGTCCTCGTCGTCGACCGCCCCGGCTGGGTGCGGGCCAACGTCGCCGGTTTCCGGGAGCTTCTCAAGCCCCTCCTCGACAAGATGCAGGAACGCCGCGCGGGCGGCCCGGGGGGCGCCGTGCTGGGCGCCGTCGGCGGCAAGGTCACCGGCGTCGAACTGGGCATGCTGCTGTCGTTCCTCGCCTCCCGCGTGCTCGGCCAGTACGAGACCTTCGCCCCCGCCTCCCGCGACCTCCCCTCCGGCGGCCCCAAGGGCGGCCGGCTGCTGCTCGTCGCCCCGAACATCGTCCACGTCGAACGCGAACTCGACGTCGACCCCCACGACTTCCGCCTCTGGGTCACCCTCCACGAGGAGACCCACCGCACCCAGTTCTCCGCCGTCGACTGGCTGCGCGACCATCTGGAGGGCGAGATCCAGTCGTTCCTCGGGGAGACCGACGTCGACCCGATGACCTTCCTGGAGCGCGTCAGGGAGGCCGCCCAGTCCCTCGCCGGCGGCCGCCCCGAGGGCGAGGAGGACGACGGCGGACGCTCCCTCGTCGAACTCGTCCAGACCCCCGCCCAGCGCGAGATCCTCGGCCGCCTCACCGCCGTGATGTCCCTGCTGGAGGGCCACGCCGACTTCGTCATGGACGGCGTCGGACCCGCCGTCGTGCCCTCCGTCGCCGAGATCCGCGAGAAGTTCCAGCAGCGCCGCGCCAAGGGCGCCTCCCGCCTGGACATGGCCTTGCGCAAACTGCTCGGCCTCGACGCCAAGCTCCGCCAGTACCGCGACGGCGAACGCTTCGTGCGGGCCGTCGTCGAACAGGTCGGCATGGACGGCTTCAACCGCGTCTGGACCTCCCCGAACACCCTCCCCACCAAGGCGGAGATCGCCAAACCGGCGGACTGGGTCGCCCGCGTGCACCGCAAGGCCGAGTCATGA
- the tilS gene encoding tRNA lysidine(34) synthetase TilS yields MGPHPAVAAIRLAVRRVLHDILNDHQPTDPTATPARGSHARPPAPLVLVACSGGADSMALASALAFEAPRLGLRAGGVTVDHGLQPGSDLRADEVVLRLRELGLDPVEATAVTVGREGGPEAAARDARYAALDAAAERHGAAAVLLGHTRDDQAETVLLGLARGSGIRSLSGMAEISGTGGRYRRPFLQVDRQTARKACMVQSLPVWDDPHNADPAYTRSRLRHEGLPALEKALGKGVVEALARTAQLSRDDADALDAWAGQAETAVRDAAGLLECAKLYALPPAVRRRILRRAAIEAGAPAGSLFARHIEEVDRLITGWRGQGVINLPGKVVAQRQGGRLVIRQG; encoded by the coding sequence ATGGGTCCCCATCCTGCGGTCGCGGCGATACGCCTGGCGGTCCGCCGCGTACTCCACGACATCCTCAACGACCACCAGCCCACCGACCCCACCGCCACCCCGGCGCGGGGCTCGCACGCGCGCCCGCCCGCGCCGCTCGTCCTCGTGGCGTGCTCCGGCGGCGCCGACTCCATGGCCCTCGCCTCCGCACTCGCCTTCGAAGCCCCCCGGCTCGGGCTGCGCGCCGGCGGCGTCACCGTCGACCACGGCCTCCAGCCCGGCTCCGACCTGCGCGCCGACGAGGTCGTCCTGCGCCTGCGCGAACTCGGCCTCGACCCCGTCGAGGCCACCGCCGTGACCGTCGGCCGCGAAGGCGGCCCCGAGGCCGCCGCCCGAGACGCCCGCTACGCCGCCCTCGACGCCGCCGCCGAACGCCACGGCGCCGCCGCCGTCCTGCTCGGCCACACCCGCGACGACCAGGCCGAGACCGTCCTGCTCGGCCTCGCCCGCGGCTCCGGCATCCGCTCCCTGTCCGGCATGGCCGAGATCTCCGGCACCGGCGGCCGCTACCGGCGGCCCTTCCTCCAGGTCGACCGGCAGACCGCCCGCAAGGCGTGCATGGTCCAGTCGCTGCCCGTGTGGGACGACCCGCACAACGCCGACCCCGCCTACACCCGCTCCCGGCTGCGCCACGAGGGTCTGCCCGCCCTGGAGAAGGCCCTCGGCAAGGGCGTCGTCGAGGCCCTCGCCCGAACGGCCCAGCTCTCCCGCGACGACGCCGACGCGCTCGACGCCTGGGCCGGCCAGGCCGAGACCGCCGTACGGGACGCCGCCGGCCTCCTGGAGTGCGCCAAGCTCTACGCCCTGCCGCCCGCCGTACGCCGCCGGATCCTGCGCCGCGCCGCCATCGAGGCGGGCGCGCCGGCCGGTTCCCTCTTCGCCCGGCACATCGAGGAGGTCGACCGGCTGATCACCGGATGGCGCGGCCAGGGGGTCATCAACCTCCCCGGCAAAGTCGTGGCCCAGCGGCAGGGTGGCAGACTGGTGATTCGGCAAGGCTGA
- the hpt gene encoding hypoxanthine phosphoribosyltransferase, giving the protein MGADLKQVLITKEEIDAKLAELAAKIDAEYAGKDLLIVGVLKGAVMVMADLARALSTPVTMDWMAVSSYGAGTQSSGVVRILKDLDTDIKGRHVLIVEDIIDSGLTLSWLLSNLGSREPASLKVCTLLRKPDAAKVAIDVEWVGFDIPNEFVVGYGLDYAEKYRNLPFVGTLAPHVYGG; this is encoded by the coding sequence ATGGGTGCCGACCTCAAGCAGGTACTCATCACCAAGGAAGAGATCGACGCGAAGCTGGCCGAGCTGGCCGCGAAGATCGACGCTGAGTACGCGGGCAAGGACCTGCTGATCGTCGGTGTCCTCAAGGGCGCGGTGATGGTCATGGCCGACCTCGCCCGGGCGCTGTCCACCCCCGTCACCATGGACTGGATGGCCGTGTCGTCGTACGGCGCGGGCACCCAGTCCTCCGGCGTGGTGCGGATCCTGAAGGACCTCGACACCGACATCAAGGGCCGGCACGTCCTGATCGTCGAGGACATCATCGACTCCGGCCTGACGCTGTCCTGGCTGCTGTCGAACCTCGGCTCGCGCGAGCCGGCCTCCCTCAAGGTGTGCACGCTGCTGCGCAAGCCGGACGCCGCGAAGGTCGCCATCGACGTGGAGTGGGTGGGCTTCGACATCCCCAACGAGTTCGTCGTCGGCTACGGCCTGGACTACGCCGAGAAGTACCGGAACCTGCCGTTCGTCGGTACGCTCGCGCCCCATGTCTACGGCGGCTGA
- the ftsH gene encoding ATP-dependent zinc metalloprotease FtsH has product MDVKRYFRGPVMWIVLAVLAVVVLMQVVGSSGGYKTVDTGQVIAAINDNKVESAKLTTGDEQTIKATLKDGVKIEGSSKIQASYIGDQGVTIANTLQTKYQDKQIPDGYTVSPTKQNAFVGILLSLLPFVLIVVVFLFLMNQMQGGGSRVMNFGKSKAKLITKDTPKTTFADVAGSDEAVEELHEIKEFLQEPAKFQAVGAKIPKGVLLYGPPGTGKTLLARAVAGEAGVPFYSISGSDFVEMFVGVGASRVRDLFEQAKANAPAIVFVDEIDAVGRHRGAGLGGGHDEREQTLNQLLVEMDGFDVKGGVILIAATNRPDILDPALLRPGRFDRQIAVDRPDMQGRLEILKVHQKGKPVAPDVDLSAVARRTPGFTGADLSNVLNEAALLTARSDKKLIDNHMLDEAIDRVVAGPQKRTRIMSDKEKKITAYHEGGHALVAAASPNSDPVHKITILSRGRALGYTMVLPDEDKYSTTRNEMLDQLAYMLGGRAAEELVFHDPTTGAANDIEKATATARAMVTQYGMTERLGAIKFGGDNTEPFLGREMAHQRDYSEEVAALVDEEVKKLIENAHNEAWEILVENRDVLDNLVLQLLEKETLGKEEIAEIFAPIHKRPPRPAWTGSSRRTPSTRPPVLSPKELALTNGANGTTPAISTAKATAAEPAPVTEPAPEDRPES; this is encoded by the coding sequence ATGGACGTGAAGCGATACTTCCGTGGGCCGGTCATGTGGATCGTGCTGGCCGTCCTTGCCGTGGTCGTGTTGATGCAGGTCGTCGGCTCGTCCGGCGGCTACAAGACGGTGGACACAGGCCAGGTCATTGCAGCGATCAACGACAACAAGGTCGAGTCGGCCAAGCTCACCACCGGTGACGAGCAGACCATCAAGGCCACCCTCAAAGACGGCGTGAAGATCGAGGGCAGCTCGAAGATCCAGGCGAGCTACATCGGCGATCAGGGCGTGACCATCGCCAACACGCTGCAGACCAAGTACCAGGACAAGCAGATTCCGGACGGCTACACGGTCTCTCCGACGAAGCAGAACGCCTTCGTCGGGATCCTGCTGTCCCTGCTCCCCTTCGTCCTCATCGTGGTCGTCTTCCTGTTCCTGATGAACCAGATGCAGGGCGGCGGCTCCCGCGTCATGAACTTCGGAAAGTCCAAGGCGAAGCTCATCACCAAGGACACCCCGAAGACGACGTTCGCGGACGTCGCCGGTTCGGACGAGGCCGTCGAGGAACTCCACGAGATCAAGGAGTTCCTCCAGGAACCGGCCAAGTTCCAGGCCGTCGGCGCCAAGATCCCCAAGGGCGTGCTGCTGTACGGCCCGCCCGGCACCGGCAAGACGCTCCTCGCGCGTGCCGTCGCCGGCGAGGCGGGCGTCCCCTTCTACTCGATCTCCGGTTCCGACTTCGTCGAGATGTTCGTCGGTGTCGGTGCCTCCCGTGTGCGTGACCTCTTCGAGCAGGCCAAGGCGAACGCCCCGGCGATCGTCTTCGTCGACGAGATCGACGCGGTCGGCCGCCACCGCGGCGCCGGCCTCGGCGGCGGTCACGACGAGCGCGAGCAGACGCTGAACCAGCTCCTCGTCGAGATGGACGGCTTCGACGTCAAGGGCGGCGTGATCCTCATCGCCGCGACGAACCGGCCCGACATCCTCGACCCGGCGCTGCTGCGCCCCGGCCGCTTCGACCGCCAGATCGCGGTCGACCGCCCGGACATGCAGGGCCGTCTGGAGATCCTCAAGGTCCACCAGAAGGGCAAGCCGGTCGCGCCCGACGTCGACCTGTCCGCCGTCGCCCGCCGCACTCCCGGCTTCACGGGTGCCGATCTGTCGAACGTGCTGAACGAGGCCGCGCTGCTGACGGCCCGCTCGGACAAGAAGCTGATCGACAACCACATGCTGGACGAGGCGATCGACCGTGTGGTCGCGGGCCCGCAGAAGCGGACCCGGATCATGTCGGACAAGGAGAAGAAGATCACCGCGTACCACGAGGGCGGTCACGCCCTGGTCGCGGCGGCCTCGCCGAACTCCGACCCGGTCCACAAGATCACGATCCTGTCCCGCGGCCGTGCCCTCGGCTACACGATGGTCCTGCCGGACGAGGACAAGTACTCCACCACGCGCAACGAGATGCTGGACCAGCTCGCGTACATGCTGGGCGGCCGCGCGGCGGAGGAGCTGGTCTTCCACGACCCGACCACGGGCGCGGCGAACGACATCGAGAAGGCCACCGCCACCGCCCGCGCGATGGTCACCCAGTACGGCATGACCGAGCGCCTGGGTGCCATCAAGTTCGGCGGCGACAACACCGAGCCGTTCCTCGGCCGTGAGATGGCTCACCAGCGCGACTACTCGGAAGAGGTCGCCGCGCTGGTGGACGAGGAAGTCAAGAAGCTCATCGAGAACGCGCACAACGAAGCCTGGGAGATCCTCGTCGAGAACCGCGACGTTCTCGACAACCTGGTGCTTCAGCTCCTGGAGAAGGAGACGCTGGGCAAGGAGGAGATCGCCGAGATCTTCGCCCCCATCCACAAGCGTCCCCCGCGGCCGGCCTGGACCGGCTCCTCCCGCCGTACGCCCTCGACCCGTCCGCCGGTGCTCTCCCCCAAGGAGCTGGCCCTGACGAACGGCGCGAACGGCACCACTCCGGCGATCTCCACCGCGAAGGCCACCGCGGCGGAGCCCGCCCCGGTGACCGAGCCCGCTCCGGAGGACCGCCCGGAGAGCTGA
- the folE gene encoding GTP cyclohydrolase I FolE, producing the protein MTDPVTLDGEGQIGEFDEKRAENAVRELLIAVGEDPDREGLKETPARVARAYKEIFAGLWQKPEDVLTTTFDLGHDEMVLVKDIEVFSTCEHHLVPFRGVAHVGYIPSTTGKITGLSKLARLVDVFARRPQVQERLTTQVADSLMEILEPRGVIVVVECEHMCMSMRGIRKPGAKTITSAVRGQLRDMATRNEAMSLIMAR; encoded by the coding sequence ATGACCGACCCCGTGACGCTGGACGGCGAGGGCCAGATCGGCGAGTTCGACGAGAAGCGCGCCGAGAACGCCGTACGCGAACTCCTGATCGCGGTCGGCGAAGACCCGGACCGCGAGGGCCTCAAGGAGACTCCGGCGCGGGTGGCGCGGGCGTACAAGGAGATATTCGCGGGGCTGTGGCAGAAGCCCGAGGACGTGCTGACCACGACGTTCGACCTGGGGCACGACGAGATGGTGCTGGTGAAGGACATCGAGGTGTTCTCCACGTGTGAGCATCATCTGGTGCCGTTCCGCGGGGTGGCGCATGTCGGCTACATCCCGTCCACCACCGGGAAGATCACCGGTCTGTCCAAGCTGGCCCGGCTGGTGGATGTGTTCGCCCGCCGCCCCCAGGTGCAGGAACGTCTCACCACGCAGGTCGCGGACTCGCTGATGGAGATTCTGGAGCCGCGCGGCGTGATCGTCGTCGTGGAGTGCGAGCACATGTGCATGTCCATGCGGGGCATCCGCAAGCCCGGCGCCAAGACCATCACGTCGGCGGTCCGCGGGCAGCTCCGGGACATGGCGACGCGCAACGAGGCGATGAGTCTCATCATGGCGCGCTGA
- a CDS encoding DUF3180 domain-containing protein produces the protein MKELRIRVLAGVFLVAGVLSWAGARLWTSIGTLPSVPLAAPIVLALIAVVLLATALSLRSRLKAQRERRPGAKGVDPLMAARAVVFGQASALVAALVSGMYGGTGVFLLESLEVPAHRDQAIYAGFSVVAGIGVIAAALFLERVCKLPEDDDDHNNGAATPA, from the coding sequence GTGAAAGAGCTGCGCATCAGGGTGCTGGCCGGGGTCTTCCTCGTGGCCGGCGTCCTGTCCTGGGCCGGTGCCCGTCTGTGGACCTCGATCGGGACCCTGCCCAGCGTCCCGCTGGCCGCCCCCATCGTCCTGGCCCTGATCGCGGTGGTGCTGCTGGCCACCGCGCTGTCGCTGCGCTCCCGCCTCAAGGCCCAGCGCGAGCGCCGCCCCGGCGCCAAGGGCGTCGACCCGCTGATGGCCGCCCGCGCGGTCGTCTTCGGCCAGGCCAGCGCCCTGGTCGCCGCCCTCGTCAGCGGCATGTACGGCGGCACGGGCGTCTTCCTCCTGGAGTCCCTGGAGGTCCCGGCCCACCGCGACCAGGCGATCTACGCCGGCTTCTCCGTCGTCGCGGGCATCGGCGTCATAGCAGCCGCCCTGTTCCTGGAGCGCGTCTGCAAACTCCCCGAGGACGACGACGACCACAACAACGGAGCGGCGACCCCGGCGTAA
- the folK gene encoding 2-amino-4-hydroxy-6-hydroxymethyldihydropteridine diphosphokinase produces the protein MTASFTEGHSDPTVQPVPASVVEQVDAADTTLHNPQRAVISLGSNLGNRLETLQGAIDALEDTPGVRVKAVSPVYETAPWGVEPGSQPSYFNAVVVLKTTLPPSSLLERAHAVEEAFHRVREERWGARTLDVDIVAYADVVDGDPRLTLPHPRAHERAFVLAPWLDVEPEAELPGRGPVAALLDTITREGVTARQDLELHLPA, from the coding sequence ATGACCGCGTCCTTCACCGAGGGTCACAGCGACCCGACCGTACAGCCGGTACCCGCCTCCGTGGTCGAGCAGGTGGACGCCGCCGACACCACGCTGCACAACCCGCAGCGCGCCGTGATCTCCCTCGGCTCCAACCTCGGCAACCGCCTGGAGACCCTCCAGGGCGCCATCGACGCCCTGGAGGACACCCCGGGCGTCCGCGTGAAGGCCGTCTCCCCGGTGTACGAGACGGCGCCGTGGGGCGTCGAGCCCGGCAGCCAGCCCTCGTACTTCAACGCGGTCGTGGTGCTGAAGACGACCCTGCCGCCGTCCTCCCTGCTGGAGCGGGCGCACGCGGTCGAGGAGGCGTTCCACCGGGTCCGCGAGGAGCGCTGGGGCGCGCGCACCCTCGACGTCGACATCGTGGCCTACGCCGATGTCGTCGACGGCGACCCGCGGCTCACCCTCCCCCACCCGCGCGCCCATGAACGCGCCTTCGTGCTCGCCCCCTGGCTCGACGTCGAGCCCGAGGCCGAGCTGCCCGGCCGGGGGCCGGTCGCGGCGCTCCTGGACACGATCACCCGGGAAGGCGTCACCGCGCGCCAGGACCTGGAACTTCACCTGCCCGCGTAG